The following proteins are co-located in the Leptospira weilii genome:
- the thrC gene encoding threonine synthase → MISTLTRYKAEFECINDSCKTRYDLNEIVYECKKCGSLLQVSHDLDALRTVSGQEWKDQFDSRFRSVKFPNSSGIWNKREWVLPHIEDKNIVTSGEGLTHLFTSDRLTESFGLGSFYVKQCGISHTGSFKDLGMTVLLSQVKHMIASGVQIRAVACASSGDTSAALASYAAKAGIPAIIFLPAGKVSQAQLIQPVSNGAKVIALDTDFDGCMRIVKEVTREAGIYLANSMNSLRIEGQKTISVEITQQLEWKVPDWIVIPGGNLGNVSALGAGFEMMFSLGLVDKLPRIVLAQAEHANPLYLSYLKNFENFEPVVAKTTLASAIQIGNPVSIQKAIKTLKKFNGVVEQASESELANAAAKADLFGLYNDPHTGVALATLEKLIRKGTIAKGESVVVISTAHGLKFTEFKLQFHDGKIPQVDSTIVNSIHRIEPNVTKVIDSIRKLLLSE, encoded by the coding sequence ATGATCTCCACTCTTACCCGGTACAAAGCGGAATTTGAATGCATTAACGACTCTTGCAAAACTAGATACGATCTGAATGAGATCGTCTACGAATGTAAAAAATGCGGAAGTCTTCTCCAAGTATCGCACGACTTGGATGCGTTGAGAACCGTTTCGGGACAAGAGTGGAAAGATCAATTCGATTCCAGATTTCGTTCCGTAAAGTTTCCGAATTCTTCCGGAATTTGGAACAAGAGAGAATGGGTTCTTCCTCATATCGAAGACAAGAACATCGTAACTTCCGGAGAAGGACTTACGCATCTTTTTACTTCCGATCGATTGACCGAAAGTTTCGGGCTCGGAAGTTTTTACGTAAAACAATGCGGGATCTCACACACTGGTTCATTCAAAGATCTCGGAATGACCGTCTTATTATCCCAAGTAAAACATATGATTGCATCGGGCGTGCAGATTCGCGCGGTTGCGTGCGCAAGTTCGGGAGATACTTCCGCTGCGCTTGCGTCTTACGCGGCGAAGGCGGGAATTCCGGCGATTATATTTTTACCTGCGGGAAAGGTATCACAAGCGCAATTGATTCAACCGGTATCGAACGGAGCCAAGGTAATCGCGCTCGACACGGATTTTGACGGGTGTATGCGGATCGTTAAAGAAGTGACAAGGGAAGCGGGAATTTATCTCGCAAACTCGATGAATTCTTTACGGATCGAAGGACAAAAAACGATTTCCGTTGAAATTACGCAACAGTTGGAATGGAAGGTTCCGGATTGGATCGTGATTCCTGGAGGAAATCTCGGGAACGTATCCGCGCTCGGAGCGGGATTTGAAATGATGTTTTCTTTGGGACTCGTCGATAAACTTCCTAGAATCGTTTTAGCCCAAGCGGAACATGCGAATCCGTTGTATCTTTCTTACTTAAAGAATTTTGAAAATTTCGAACCGGTTGTCGCAAAAACTACTCTTGCGTCCGCGATTCAAATTGGAAATCCGGTTTCCATCCAAAAAGCGATTAAAACTCTTAAGAAGTTCAACGGAGTCGTGGAACAGGCTAGCGAGTCGGAATTGGCGAATGCGGCGGCAAAGGCGGACTTATTCGGTTTATACAATGATCCTCATACGGGAGTGGCTTTGGCGACTTTGGAAAAACTGATCCGAAAAGGAACGATTGCCAAAGGGGAAAGTGTGGTCGTTATTTCGACCGCTCACGGACTGAAATTCACCGAATTCAAACTTCAGTTTCACGACGGAAAGATTCCGCAAGTGGATTCTACAATTGTGAATTCCATTCATCGAATCGAACCGAATGTGACAAAAGTCATTGACTCAATCCGGAAATTGTTGCTCTCGGAATAA
- a CDS encoding LIC10486 family protein, producing MEPSNQANKLQEQANLMNLALESVLTEEQAVELIQGKIRDAFLLKIRIDIENRSGVVVALVSKYRSEVIEIFSLFSNSPLIRKIRSFEDSAAFALDMVEAAKSEPFDPGLSDSIGRIVYSKLTKAVLQSSYANWEKNDASSLVNILENQIKASLKVNIVRIQADVEDLSSLKFRAKNVFSGILPSVNRPVEEPAIGQVPESQEKTPVQRQIEQFRKPFGRVILSKTVLAPVGGVDFDELTEGDKLFFQLPTGTMDEKAMARTLGGIDEDGNVKNVVGEFIGIATGKGEYHIFAKGPSGVLLQAFEERPVRLAKVKSKTLSSASSARVESSSGAGSLGIIIIAGVVIVVGLLVFLILK from the coding sequence ATGGAACCGAGTAATCAAGCCAATAAATTACAGGAACAAGCGAATCTTATGAATCTCGCGCTTGAGTCTGTGCTGACGGAAGAGCAGGCAGTAGAGTTGATTCAAGGAAAGATCAGAGACGCTTTTCTTTTAAAAATTAGAATCGATATCGAGAACAGAAGCGGTGTGGTGGTCGCGCTGGTCAGCAAGTATAGAAGCGAAGTTATCGAAATCTTTTCCCTGTTTTCTAACTCTCCGTTGATTCGTAAGATTCGGAGTTTCGAAGATTCTGCTGCGTTTGCGTTGGATATGGTCGAGGCCGCAAAATCGGAACCGTTCGATCCTGGACTTTCCGACAGCATCGGAAGGATCGTATATTCCAAACTGACGAAAGCTGTATTACAGTCTTCTTATGCGAATTGGGAAAAAAACGACGCCTCCAGTTTGGTGAATATCTTGGAGAATCAGATTAAAGCATCATTAAAGGTGAATATTGTTCGAATTCAAGCCGACGTGGAAGATTTATCCAGTTTGAAATTCAGAGCGAAGAACGTATTTTCCGGAATTCTTCCTTCGGTCAATCGTCCTGTGGAGGAACCTGCCATTGGTCAAGTGCCTGAAAGCCAGGAAAAAACTCCCGTACAAAGACAGATCGAACAGTTTCGTAAACCTTTCGGAAGAGTTATCCTTTCTAAAACGGTCCTAGCTCCGGTTGGCGGAGTGGATTTCGACGAATTAACGGAAGGGGACAAACTTTTCTTTCAATTACCGACCGGAACTATGGATGAAAAAGCTATGGCAAGAACCCTAGGCGGTATTGACGAAGACGGAAATGTAAAAAACGTAGTCGGAGAATTTATCGGGATCGCTACCGGAAAGGGAGAATATCATATTTTTGCAAAGGGACCTTCCGGCGTTCTGTTGCAGGCGTTCGAAGAGCGTCCCGTTCGACTTGCAAAAGTAAAAAGCAAAACTTTAAGCTCGGCTTCCTCGGCTAGAGTGGAATCTTCCTCCGGAGCCGGTTCTTTGGGAATCATCATTATCGCGGGCGTGGTGATCGTTGTCGGATTGCTTGTTTTTTTGATTCTAAAATAG
- a CDS encoding WG repeat-containing protein: MNPNKLYVLSFVKDGRPCKGAVNSKGEVIIPPNFQEIDYRSDRTELIPAGILKPNFQHALDLNWGYIDQVGEWKIKPQFDGLMNFYDEWAFAKSKKEKKWGRIDKTGAWIEDPTYQELGSFSDGLIWLKKNNNQYVFMDKAWKLKFTLDGCSELSFSFSEKLLGFKKQDKWGFIDINGAVALEPKWNGVGQFKKGLAPVFESPVWRYIDTTGQIKLSEPLEEAREFNDSGYASAKKGRWGVIDTLGNWTIKPQYQTMLVPRDNATIITRLKGEWCKLNMQGEVIEKIPVAKKVEGITSFDENGIAIAFYESYGQLLNEQYEVIFDSKKYKVK; this comes from the coding sequence ATGAATCCGAACAAATTATATGTTTTAAGTTTTGTTAAAGACGGTCGGCCTTGCAAAGGCGCCGTTAACTCCAAAGGGGAAGTTATAATCCCGCCAAATTTTCAAGAAATCGATTATCGAAGCGATCGAACGGAACTGATCCCTGCGGGAATTTTAAAGCCTAACTTTCAACATGCTTTGGACTTAAATTGGGGTTATATCGATCAAGTCGGAGAATGGAAAATCAAACCGCAATTCGATGGACTTATGAATTTTTATGACGAATGGGCCTTCGCCAAATCGAAGAAAGAAAAGAAATGGGGAAGAATCGACAAAACCGGAGCCTGGATAGAAGATCCTACATATCAAGAACTCGGTTCGTTTTCGGACGGTTTGATTTGGTTAAAGAAAAATAACAATCAGTACGTTTTTATGGATAAGGCATGGAAACTTAAATTTACTTTGGACGGATGTAGCGAACTATCGTTTTCTTTTTCGGAAAAACTTCTGGGTTTCAAAAAACAAGACAAATGGGGATTTATCGATATAAATGGCGCGGTTGCCTTAGAACCAAAATGGAATGGTGTTGGGCAATTTAAAAAAGGTCTTGCGCCGGTATTCGAATCTCCCGTATGGAGATATATCGATACGACAGGTCAGATCAAACTCTCCGAACCTTTAGAAGAAGCACGTGAGTTTAACGACTCTGGCTATGCTTCCGCAAAGAAGGGAAGATGGGGCGTTATTGATACGTTAGGCAATTGGACAATCAAACCCCAGTATCAGACCATGTTGGTGCCACGGGACAATGCCACCATCATTACAAGGCTCAAGGGAGAATGGTGTAAATTGAATATGCAGGGCGAAGTGATTGAAAAAATTCCCGTAGCTAAAAAGGTCGAAGGGATAACTTCATTCGACGAAAACGGCATTGCTATTGCATTTTACGAAAGCTATGGTCAACTTTTAAATGAGCAATACGAGGTAATTTTTGATAGTAAAAAATATAAAGTAAAATAA
- the leuS gene encoding leucine--tRNA ligase, giving the protein MQYPFQEVESFWQKFWEENKSFQTNIRSSKPKFYCLDMFPYPSGAGLHVGHPEGYTATDILSRFKRMKGFEVLHPMGWDAFGLPAERYAMQTGIHPAITTKNNIDNFRRQIQMIGLSYDWSRELSTTDPDYYKFTQWIFIQLYKSWFNPELKKAESIETLIQRFSNKGSSDLDYKSFSAEEWKQFSLVEKEKILSDFRLVYQAEIPVNWCEALGTVLANEEVEEWIDKGYEVIRKPMRQYMMRITAYADRLLEDLKLVQWPSSTLEMQKNWIGKSEGLEITFPFKKPLKSGLDGIRIFTTRPDTIFGVTYLVVAPEHPIVSEITTPEQKQKVEEYQKASSLKSDLDRMELTKEKTGVFTGATVLNPADPSREIPVWISDYVLYGYGTGAIMAVPAHDQRDYEFAKTFGLEILPVIEGEITDTAFDSKTSICIHSSSSEISIDGLDYSSASSKIISWAESKKIGKKKIQFKLRDWLFARQRYWGEPIPLVHYPSGITKSIPESELPLELPNLEEFKPSGTGESPLALAKEWLQYKDPETGEIGTRETNTMPQWAGSCWYYLRYIDPKNGRLFCDPELEKKWMPVDLYVGGSEHAVLHLLYSRFWHKFLYDIGAVSTQEPFAKLIHQGLILGEDKRKMSKSLGNVVNPDDVIREYGADSLRLFEMFMGPLEMVKPWSTRGVEGVFRFLNRVWRLFHTGEGESFRLDEIEPTTEELKILHKTIQKVGEDIPNFSFNTAISQLMIFVNEFTPSERRPKEVLETFILLLAPFAPHIAEELWKRSGRNKSLATEKFPEADPQYLVESEILIVVQVNGKLRDEFKAPKDISETDAISMAKNLDKIKGILDGKTIRKEIYVPGKLVNIVIG; this is encoded by the coding sequence ATGCAATATCCGTTTCAGGAAGTAGAATCTTTTTGGCAAAAATTCTGGGAAGAAAATAAAAGTTTTCAGACAAACATTCGGTCTTCTAAACCAAAATTCTATTGCTTGGACATGTTTCCTTATCCTTCCGGAGCGGGACTTCACGTGGGTCATCCGGAAGGTTACACGGCAACTGACATTCTTTCCCGATTCAAAAGAATGAAAGGTTTCGAAGTTCTGCATCCTATGGGTTGGGACGCTTTCGGACTTCCCGCGGAACGTTACGCAATGCAGACCGGAATCCATCCGGCAATCACCACAAAAAACAATATCGATAATTTCCGTCGTCAGATACAGATGATCGGCCTTTCTTACGACTGGTCTCGAGAGTTATCCACTACCGATCCGGATTACTATAAATTCACTCAGTGGATCTTTATCCAACTCTACAAATCCTGGTTCAATCCTGAGCTTAAAAAAGCAGAGTCCATCGAGACCCTCATTCAAAGATTTTCAAATAAGGGTTCTTCGGACTTAGATTACAAATCGTTCAGTGCAGAAGAATGGAAACAATTCTCCCTTGTTGAAAAAGAGAAGATCCTTTCCGATTTCAGATTGGTGTATCAGGCCGAAATTCCCGTAAATTGGTGCGAGGCCCTGGGAACGGTTCTCGCAAACGAAGAAGTGGAAGAATGGATCGACAAGGGTTACGAAGTTATCCGCAAACCAATGCGCCAGTATATGATGAGAATCACCGCTTACGCGGATCGGCTTTTGGAAGACCTCAAACTCGTTCAATGGCCTTCTTCCACCTTAGAGATGCAAAAAAACTGGATCGGCAAAAGTGAAGGTCTTGAAATCACATTTCCGTTTAAAAAACCGTTGAAAAGCGGCTTGGATGGAATTCGAATTTTCACTACAAGGCCCGATACGATTTTCGGCGTGACTTATCTGGTCGTAGCTCCCGAACATCCGATCGTTTCCGAAATCACAACTCCCGAACAAAAACAAAAGGTGGAAGAATATCAAAAAGCCTCCTCCTTAAAAAGCGATTTGGATCGAATGGAATTAACGAAAGAAAAAACCGGGGTTTTTACGGGCGCGACAGTTCTCAATCCGGCGGATCCTTCCCGAGAAATTCCGGTTTGGATCAGCGACTACGTATTGTACGGATACGGAACGGGGGCGATCATGGCAGTCCCCGCCCATGACCAAAGAGACTACGAGTTCGCTAAAACGTTCGGATTAGAAATTCTTCCCGTCATCGAAGGTGAGATCACAGATACGGCCTTTGATTCTAAAACTTCGATTTGTATCCATTCGTCTTCCTCCGAAATTTCGATCGACGGCTTGGATTATTCTTCCGCTTCATCCAAAATCATCTCTTGGGCGGAATCCAAAAAAATCGGAAAGAAAAAAATCCAGTTCAAACTTAGGGACTGGCTCTTTGCAAGACAAAGGTATTGGGGAGAACCGATCCCCTTAGTTCATTATCCGTCCGGAATCACAAAATCGATTCCAGAATCCGAACTCCCATTAGAACTTCCTAATTTAGAAGAGTTTAAACCTTCCGGCACGGGAGAATCCCCCCTTGCTCTAGCCAAAGAATGGTTACAGTACAAAGATCCGGAAACGGGGGAAATCGGAACGAGAGAAACGAACACGATGCCCCAATGGGCAGGTTCTTGCTGGTATTACCTACGTTATATCGATCCGAAAAACGGAAGGCTTTTTTGTGATCCGGAGCTGGAAAAAAAATGGATGCCCGTCGATCTTTACGTAGGCGGTTCCGAACACGCGGTATTACATCTTCTGTATTCAAGATTCTGGCATAAATTTTTATACGATATCGGAGCGGTTTCCACTCAGGAACCGTTCGCCAAACTGATTCATCAGGGTTTGATTCTCGGAGAAGACAAACGCAAAATGTCCAAGTCTCTCGGAAACGTGGTCAACCCGGACGATGTCATCCGAGAATACGGAGCGGATAGTCTCAGACTTTTTGAAATGTTTATGGGTCCACTCGAAATGGTAAAACCTTGGAGCACGAGAGGCGTGGAAGGTGTATTCCGTTTTTTGAATAGAGTCTGGAGGCTTTTTCATACGGGAGAGGGAGAATCATTTCGTTTGGATGAAATCGAACCGACCACTGAAGAACTCAAAATTCTTCACAAGACGATTCAAAAAGTCGGAGAAGACATTCCGAATTTTTCTTTCAACACCGCAATTTCACAATTGATGATTTTTGTAAACGAGTTCACCCCTTCGGAGAGAAGGCCGAAAGAAGTTTTAGAAACCTTCATTCTCCTTTTGGCTCCGTTTGCACCGCATATAGCGGAAGAACTCTGGAAACGTTCCGGCAGAAACAAATCCCTTGCGACCGAAAAATTTCCGGAAGCCGATCCGCAATATCTTGTCGAATCCGAGATTTTGATCGTGGTTCAAGTGAATGGCAAATTAAGGGATGAGTTCAAAGCACCAAAAGACATTTCCGAAACGGATGCAATTTCTATGGCTAAAAATCTGGATAAGATCAAAGGAATCTTAGACGGTAAAACAATCCGGAAAGAAATCTACGTTCCGGGTAAACTCGTCAATATCGTGATCGGTTAA